The genomic DNA GGTTGCCCCACCAAACCCCTTCGCTGTTGGCCAGCACGAGGAAGGTGAGCCCTTGATCCGGCACCTTCAGATAAAGCGCCGAATACGCCTTCTCCCACCAGCCGGAGTGCCAGACGAGGCGGTGTCCCTTGTAGTCCTCGAGGAACCAGCCCAAACCATAGGGCAGCTCGGCACCGTCCTTGGAGTGATTCGGGGCCATCATCGCCGTCCGAGACTCCTTCGAAATCAGCTCTCCTCGATCCAAGGCGATGTCGAATCGCACCAGGTCCAGGACCGTCGACACCACGCCGCCGGCGGCGCCGTCCCCCTGGGGTTTCAGATACGGCGCAGGCTGCATCTTCCCGTCTTCTCTCATTCGATGCGGCGGCGCCAGCGCTCTCGCTAGATCCTCCGGCAGCGGCAGATCCCGATAGATCCGCGCCGAGCGATCCATCCCCGCCGGCTGGAAAACGTACTCGTCGACGAGCCCGGAAAAGGATCTGCCCGCCCCTGCCATGAGGGGCCGTGAAGCCCAGGAGTAGAGCACGGGGTTGTAGGAGAAGCCGGTTCCCGGCGCTCCGATGGCCGTGTGGGACAGCAGATGCCGCAGGGGCTGCTCCGCCGGATCGCAGACCAGGCCCTGGGCGAAGATGGAAGGCTGCTGGCTGAAGGCGACGCAAAAGTCC from Acidobacteriota bacterium includes the following:
- a CDS encoding serine hydrolase domain-containing protein, with the protein product GVADVESGVLATASTPYRIASVTKPLAAVVAMRLVEEGVVDLDRKMSGYSEWEDFCVAFSQQPSIFAQGLVCDPAEQPLRHLLSHTAIGAPGTGFSYNPVLYSWASRPLMAGAGRSFSGLVDEYVFQPAGMDRSARIYRDLPLPEDLARALAPPHRMREDGKMQPAPYLKPQGDGAAGGVVSTVLDLVRFDIALDRGELISKESRTAMMAPNHSKDGAELPYGLGWFLEDYKGHRLVWHSGWWEKAYSALYLKVPDQGLTFLVLANSEGVWWGNPLDRAEVRKSDFARLFLGAFLGR